A portion of the Carya illinoinensis cultivar Pawnee chromosome 11, C.illinoinensisPawnee_v1, whole genome shotgun sequence genome contains these proteins:
- the LOC122282564 gene encoding LOW QUALITY PROTEIN: transcriptional regulator SUPERMAN (The sequence of the model RefSeq protein was modified relative to this genomic sequence to represent the inferred CDS: deleted 2 bases in 1 codon) produces MAAELAGRLSLTQLQRLAQSQQNQNQLYQLNPSLIRPAGSWMWNPKQVAYEEDDSWEVRAFAEDTGNATGTTWPPRSYTCTFCRREFRSAQALGGHMNVHRRDRVRLNQPQPNSNNPTSSSPSITSSFIIPTQEYSTNGGLCLLSQSPNPSTGAFTSRVSENASQVESPSTLLSISVPSPPNNLMPLCSPSINYPSGSPGTNSPRFYSSKAKETSPTTDNANDQDLDLELRLG; encoded by the exons ATGGCTGCTGAACTTGCAGGCCGCCTCTCCTTGACCCAGCTCCAAAGATTGGCTCAGTCCCaa caaaatcaaaatcagCTATATCAATTAAACCCTAGCTTGATCCGGCCTGCCGGTTCGTGGATGTGGAACCCTAAGCAAGTAGCCTACGAGGAAGATGATTCATGGGAGGTAAGAGCCTTTGCGGAAGACACTGGAAATGCCACGGGCACCACTTGGCCACCGAGGTCTTACACTTGCACCTTTTGCAGAAGGGAGTTCCGATCAGCCCAAGCTCTCGGAGGCCACATGAATGTGCACCGCCGTGACCGTGTGCGGCTCAACCAACCGCAGCCTAATTCCAACAATCCCACCTCCTCATCTCCTTCCATTACTTCTTCATTTATAATCCCAACTCAAGAATATTCCACCAATGGTGGACTGTGCCTGCTCTCCCAATCGCCAAACCCTAGTACTGGTGCCTTTACTTCAAGAGTATCAGAAAATGCATCTCAGGTTGAGTCACCTTCCACCCTTCTCTCGATTTCAGTACCCTCTCCACCTAACAACTTGATGCCTCTTTGCTCTCCGTCAATTAATTACCCATCGGGTTCACCAGGTACTAATTCTCCTCGCTTTTACTCTAGCAAAGCCAAAGAAACATCACCAACCACAGATAATGCGAATGATCAAGATCTTGATCTCGAGCTTCGGCTCGGGTAG